The nucleotide window GCTGGAAAACACCTGAATACCTGAAAATCTTCATCAAAGAAACCTCCCGTATCCTGGACAGAACGTCAAAAGTGGACATGTCAGGGGAAAAGAGGACATTTTGTCACTCTACATAACAGAAGAAAGTAATTGTCCATAACACTTAAATAAATGactcaaaatgtgttttcacaaaattttCAAAGCCTAGAAACACCATTTTCCTTCAACTGTTGATTCAAATAACATTTGGCAAGTCAGCAGGGCACAGGAGATGAATGCAAGTCCAAATTTGCTGAAGTGGGCTTGAACCCCTATTGTAACAGCTTGTAGTTTGAGTTTATCTGTTGAAATTGcacaaagaaactttaaaattgtgataCAGTATAATTCATTcaattttatattgaaatactgaaaacatACCTTTGAAAGCACAACAAAGGTGTAGGCATAAAAAGGTCTGGAATAGACAAAGACAGGCAGTGTGTAGTCTGAACGTGCAATGGTTGCAATCCTCATGGCTTCTTTCACTCGATAGTGAACAAACTTGATGGTGTTTGAGGAAGATTTCAGCTCAAAGTCCAGGTAGATGGATGGGTAGAGGGCTGTGCTTTTTTTCCAGAGCCACATTAAATGGTCGTTGCGTACATGTTCAACATTGGGACATTCACCGGTATAGCATTGTGGGTGTTGTTTGTAGCCATAGTTGTAACAGTCTGGAAAAAGATAGAACCCCCACAGACCGTCTGGTCTCCGAACTTCAGCCAGTGCCAAAGTGAGATTCATGAAAGCTTGCCCTGACTTTTCAAAACGATcctttgcttctttttccactttgctTTCTGGCCAGTGTGGGTGGAGCTTGTGGATCTGTTCCTTGGACTTTTTACGGTAGATGTCTTTGGAACCCCAATTTCGTACCCACTGAGGCCTCCAGTTCTCCCAGTCAATGACACCGAGCCCTCGAAAATCCTTGTGTGGTATTAGCTTGTCAATATCTACTCGGGCCTTGTTCAGATGTTTGGAAATGCTCTGGTTCTGTGGCAGGCCACCATTGATAGGAACACCTGAGTTGGAATAGTATGGGTAGTATCCCAGATGACCATGGTAAAATATTGTGACATTCGGCCCACTTAATGTCTCATTAAGGTTTGCTACAATGTCAAAAATGCTGAGGTCTAGATCCACCTTAAATCGAAGGCGACATGACTCGGTAGGGGCGTTCCAGATTATAACAAAAGGCAGATGAGGGATCAAAGGTGTTTGAGCTGGTTTTGTTCTGTGGCCTTGAACTTGGAGCTTTTCCTCTGTGCCAAGCCAAAGGACCAGTGGCAGGAGGTGGAGTCCTATTTGCACCATGGCAGAGGATTCTTCATGAAGCAATTAGTGAGATagggagaagaaagaaattagATGTTCAGAAAGAGATCATTTGAGCATCAATGAACAAGGATAATCAGTTAGGCCTTTGAACATCATGAGCAATGGCCACTGAAGTGAGAGCTCCAGATTCCACAGCAAAGCACAAACCTACTTTGTTCTCTGAAAGAGTAAGACTGCTTTGGGAAAAAATAGtgagtacattttatttatctagcATCTTTCTCTTGAGGCAGTCACAAAGTGCTTCAtagtaaaaatagtttaaaaaaattagtaaaagcaatgaaaacacaaaggcacattaaatgaaatcaaagtgTCATAAAAATAGATGGAACTCCAAAAGTTCACAGATATAGCATGGACACTCAGTAgagatttgttaaaaataataataaatttatttattttaacttgattaaCAAAGAAATATGAAGTCTGCTATGGACTTCttacagaaattttaaaatcaaatcaaattttatttgtatagcacatttcagcaacaaatcataaaaacacaaaagcacaaagtcatgcaacagaatcaataatcaacTTATGAAACTTACCACTGCAAGTCAAGTCATACTTAAAAGCCTCTTTCCTATGCATAATCTATATTTGGATCTGTGAAGTCTGtaacttttgttttgactgtttttgttgttgtttgttttgtgttttcatgaagtAGCAAACTCCTCACAGGACAATTCACTGTTCAGTTTACAGAACACTTTGTTTCACCAgatccagggttttttttaagtcttctgACCTTATCCCCAAGTTATGTCTACACTACTAtgttacaaatgttttgttgttaacttGCACATTCTTATTGTAAAGTGTACATTCATGTTTATTCTAGAAGAATTTGCCATTCACTAATCTACATCTTTACACAAGTCTAAAAACTTATAAAACCATTATTAATAATTCACTGGGTTTATTGAGTCAGTTAAAAGTATCTTGGTTTCTTGTTCACAAGTGATGCTTGGATTGAACAGGAGCTGGACAAAGAAACTGATGCATGATGAGCTGCTTTCAACTCTCACACACGTCATGAGATAAAGATCATAACTAAAACAAATCAGCTCCTGTTTACCAGCCAGTGACATGGATGGATGGTCCCATGTCAAGTGGCTAATTCAACACAAAaccatttttagatttatacaACGTTTATCTGATGTGTAAAATAGGAACGAGAGCCTTtataatgtttattgttttgtttttaattagggttagggttaccctaaccctaaccctgtctttaaagaataaaagctTAATATTGCTTGtcattcatttcagaaagtgaaatttattttcagtcattacACACATAGTAACTGTGATTATGGTT belongs to Gambusia affinis linkage group LG08, SWU_Gaff_1.0, whole genome shotgun sequence and includes:
- the hyal6 gene encoding hyaluronoglucosaminidase 6; the protein is MVQIGLHLLPLVLWLGTEEKLQVQGHRTKPAQTPLIPHLPFVIIWNAPTESCRLRFKVDLDLSIFDIVANLNETLSGPNVTIFYHGHLGYYPYYSNSGVPINGGLPQNQSISKHLNKARVDIDKLIPHKDFRGLGVIDWENWRPQWVRNWGSKDIYRKKSKEQIHKLHPHWPESKVEKEAKDRFEKSGQAFMNLTLALAEVRRPDGLWGFYLFPDCYNYGYKQHPQCYTGECPNVEHVRNDHLMWLWKKSTALYPSIYLDFELKSSSNTIKFVHYRVKEAMRIATIARSDYTLPVFVYSRPFYAYTFVVLSKSDLVHTIGESAALGASGVVLWGSSEYARSKRNCLTVKKYIDGPLGHYVINVTAAAKLCSKALCKKNGRCVRKSLDSRYYLHLNPRYFHIHHNSAPGGPRFEVRGHLNSHDILDMRHKFTCQCYQGWTGVYCEIPQTQPPPLSPPVLITHLWGKSLVAHIMLLLSVHFPCLCMIMFLGLCLVIKGLIL